In Planctomycetota bacterium, the genomic stretch CCAGTCCTGCACACTGGCCAGGGAACTGAGTCCGCCGCGGTAGCTGTGGTATGCCTTGGCCTCCTCGCTGAGCAGTTGCTGCCGCCATTGCGAGCAGCACGCTGGCACGAACTCCCAGGCGTATCCCAGCTTGAGAGCCACGGCTTGGCTGACCCTCGACTCCCAGTTGTTGGGACGGCCATAGGAGAGGCACAGGACGTCGCTCCTGCCCAGGCGGCGAAGCATGGCCACGACGAGCCGGGAATCCTGGCCTCCGCTGAGCGGCACAACCAGGGGGCGGCCTGCCGTGGAGGCGAGAAGACGCTCGAAGACGCCCACGAGCATCTCATCCATCGTGGCAAGGAGCGCCTCCTCATTTGCCTCCAGGTAGTCGCCATGTACGAACCGGTAGTACCGGTGCGTTCTCACCCGGGGCACACGCTCGCGCTTGTCGGCGATCAGGCATTCCCCAGCCTGCAACTGCTTCACCCTGGGGCAGAGGGTATCTTGCCCCGTGACATACCCCGTGAGGAGGAACTCCGCCAGGGCGTCCTGATCCGCCGCATCGTCGGCCACCTGCGATCGCACCCATTCGGCGTCGTCACTAACGAACAGCTTCCCATTGGATTCGGCGTAGAAGAGCGGCCGGCTGCGCAGCCGATCGACCGCCGCGAAGCACACGCGGTCGGTCTCCACAGCAAGAGCGAACGAGCCGTTCAACCCACGCAGCCAGCGGCAGACCGCCTGTGCCTCCGGGGCTTCCTCGCCGAGGATTCGCGATAGCGCGCCTGCGAGAGCGGTTCCTTCGAGCAGCGCGTTCGGGCTGAAGGCGAAGCCAGTAGCCGCCACATGGTTAGCCTGCGACGTACTCGGCGAGCAGGGCTGCGCCAAGTCACAGAGCATATTGATGTCTGCCTGGATATGCGTGCCTCAGTTGCCAGAGAAGTCCTATCGCGCACTGCAAGCAGCGTGGTCTGGTGTTGGAAGGCCGCATGAGCTACCGAACCCCGGCCCTGGCCACCACGACAAGTGTCTTGCAGAACCACTGGCGCAGGTAGCCAGGCAACCTGCCGAGGCCCCAGTATCTGGTGGAGTCCGTTACGTAGTGCATCGCCACCTCCGTGAATCCCTCCCTCGAGAGAAGATGTCGCAGAGTCCCAGGGCAATACCAGCAGGTGTGCTCATGGTTGAGCGAGACCCTTCCGTACCTCAACACTTCCCAGACCAGTTTCGGGTAGAAGGCGTTCGGCGTGGTCAAGATCAGCGCTCCCCCAGGCACGAGATGGCGTTTCATGTTCCTCAGGAACAGACCCGGGTTTGACAGGTGCTCGATCACCTCCCCCGCGACAATGCAGTC encodes the following:
- a CDS encoding class I SAM-dependent methyltransferase, which codes for MGRETRESIVAETIRGKNVLDVGCIGRDADREANPAWLHHIVRKHARRVIGLDKDERGVQALCRKGYSILHGDAEMVTLGEEFDCIVAGEVIEHLSNPGLFLRNMKRHLVPGGALILTTPNAFYPKLVWEVLRYGRVSLNHEHTCWYCPGTLRHLLSREGFTEVAMHYVTDSTRYWGLGRLPGYLRQWFCKTLVVVARAGVR